The window AAGGAGATAGCCACAAACTTAGATCTGGTAGAGGAGAAGCGTGAGTAGACCATTACCTGCATCACAGCCTACCAGCAACAGCTCATttccagctacaacaaaaagGCCAAGATCTAGCAGTTCTAGCCcgaagatctagtcctaagaaaaaccttcatcactgcccacagagaaggctccaaaaagatatATCCCATTTaggaaggtccgtacaagatcagcaAAGTAGGCGGCAAAAGTAATTACACCCTTGCCACCATTAAACGATAACAAGATCGAAAAGCAGTGAAGCGCCTACAATATGAGGAAGTACCAGGTGTGACCTCCCACTACATCAAAGTCTGAAGACTCAAGCAACTTGACGGGTATCACCTCACAAGCcgaggactatccagttgttatgtagTTCCTACCTTACAACTAAGTTCTCGTTCGTTTCATTCGTTTTTCAATAAGGAATTCAGAAGAAATCATAACTTGGCTTGGCTGTATGCTTACAACAACTAATCACTTTTACAGTTCAAAAGAAGACCGCGCCCTTTTTAGGGACTTATTGCAGGAATTGGGCCTTCCGAGGGACTaaccatgctctccagtgcgaaagggtaagccaattccccgacacccacatTGGCAACTCTCCAAGACGGGaggataaactctacactctaaatatccagacgtggatgagccTAGTTGCTTTAGTATAACTAGATGTATGATGGCTTGCGtcaggattcctagaagtagccacaatggtatttttcaaggcttagctaactgaaggattttgggtttcTTGGCCTAATCTGCAAGGAACCAGGCCCTAGAGACGGAGgggcacattacgcagtacGCCCTATGGACGGCTGCCCTAGAAACCTAAAGTTGCTACCGAGTACAGtaaggtagcctacggtttTCAGAAGACTGCCTACGGCTTGCCCTTTGAGCAATAAAGCCATGCTAGACTTATATAATtgcacattcttgtgaaaggttaaacaagctggCGTTCATATATGAAGCTTTATTCACTGCCAACATGCTATGTAGTCGATAtgcttcacctctgccaagcgCGGAATAActtacaccaagtcctaaagtgttgtgatacttgctacgcaacctacggaattggagaaagccaaggttaacagcctagtggttatgcggacttgtctgcttctgtaagtaaggcattcggctgccaaccctatggctaacaactttgcaaagttctacaccaacacctacgACTGCATAGGTTATGCGGgcctgtctgcttatagaaaagtagcacgccTGCCACtagtctataaagtctaaaggttagggcatgcataaaagaagcgaagatgaagaaaagcaaAGGAAGCATATTtataaacaactagcaaaggCCGAATGAGTTCAAGAAAAACAATAgctacaaggaaaaacaaagaaaatcctaaaggctacctaaaAGACTACacttcagcagcttggacatcccacgactactcgATCGCCACACCTTTAGCAACCACGACGCTCTTAGCAGAGGCATCATCCAACGTTTCACCCCTGGCTGCCTTAGCCTGGCCACCAACTTCTttaactacttcaccaatggaagcctcaaaagtaaaagcaagcaagtcttccggagaaatagagaaggtctcaAAACCTCGAGCCCATTTTTCTCACCCTTTAGTTGCTCATTTTCCTCGAGCAGACCAACATGGACGAGCTAcagctcatccacttccttTTTCAGACTTTCGTTGATCTTTAGTACACCTTGAAGTCATAGCACTTGGGGTTTAAGCCTATCGACGATTtgcttgaagtggatcacttgattataagtagcaatcaactcttcatcccTTGCGTAAGTAACGAAACGAAGCTCATAAACTATAAACCCAAGATCTTGAAtttgaggtatgtaacatccaatctccttctctgtactttcatacttaacttggatcgcgtCAAGCTTAGTATTCAAGTCAACAATATCTAGGCGAGCGGTCTCAAGCTGCAAAAGAAATGAGGGTAGAAATATTAGACCCTTTCAAAGCAACGATCTCAAAATCCAACCTTTTGATCTTCTTGGTCGAGGAATAAGCTTCAGCTGCTATAGTCTTTGCCATCTCCTTGGTAACTTTGCTATATCTACATCATAGCAAGCAAAGCAGTCCTTATATATTGGGTCGTATGTTTCGTAAAGGAACTTGGGAAAACAAACATTTCTAaacgccatcaacaaacttggcacaagcgtccatgtcttcaagcagatctGGTTTCAAGAGCATACAGATCTTAGTAACCTTCCCAGAAGCAGGCTTAATGGATTTTTCACAACTGCTCACGCGAgcagtcttcttcttcttatcaGGCGAATCAGTCTCAGTAGCAGAGGGAGTGGGCCTTAATGCCACTTTAGCagcagagtccaccttatcgttcttcataatagcaagccTTTTTCGAATGAGAACAAGACTTAGCTCCCAACGGACGTTTTGGCATAGACTTTGGCACTGAGGGCATGACAAGACCTCTCCATTGAGCAATACTATCAGCAATCGAATTAGCCATTCTTGACATGGTAGGCGTCACAGgctcagatctagcagcctTAATCACAGGCCTCTCGACAGCAGGTGGACCCTCATGAACAACAGAAgaagtcttcagttttttcttAACCAGCATCTCTTAAGCAGACGGGAAAAATCTTCtttttccaccttcattcacagTAGGCTCCACGATAGCGATCATACGAGCTAAAGTATCCGCCTTAATTCTCTTTACCTTCTCTCTCGGAAGCAACCCACATTTCTCCTCACGAAGAAAACTAAGCAGCCAATGTTATTCACGGTACTCAGCAAGGGAACTCAACCAATACTAgttttttcctcattttttctcCCAGACCAACAGGCAAGAGGCCTGCATGCACAACATTCTAGTAGCCCATGAGGCCCTCGACCTTCTAATATCTCTCAATCACCGGCTTGGCCCCCGTTAGGTCCAAGAGCCTAAATGACATAAGTTATGCAGCTCGCCTAGCATTGTACCCCAACACCTCAATCCACGGCCCCAGCCGCGTAAGCTGCCCTTGGCTCTAGCTAAGCTGAGTAGCCCAAGTAATAGTCCCTGCCACAACACCTCATTGCCCCATGCCGAGCCAACTTCTGGGCCTTGCCAATTGACGTACCGCACCACCCCGATGGCTGCCCCGCAATAGCATTATCCAAGAAAAAGACAAGgaacattaatttttcttacctcgATGCGGTgcggagaagacaaagaaagtaATGAAAGACGATCCTTTGCACGAGCAAAATGTAGAAaattgctagaggagggggaacaaatatcctctaagctctctctctcttgtagggtataATAAGTCGCtatccaaagttgatttaataacccacttaaggtggacttaaattggctttgagagaaatttatttcccttttatagaaggatctaatttcctattagaGAGAGAatcaacatcaaaataggaaacaatcatatgtttcctaaagcaaaaagatctctacacctgttgcCCTTTCCTTcgagcagcccaacaggtgtgggggcatttatggagccaaaaataatcaagaggcgacacatggatttttggggcaaaaatgacaaaattacccttgaggagcaCCAGAATTCCTATGTGTGAGCAGTGGACAAACATcccacaatcaagtcaaaagtgcccaaaataggtaacaaattcaaagttatttcatccatcctcatcctatattttccacaaggtaattatttcataaccttcaaaacattccatataaattgagttaattggctaattaatggatttattcctaattaatacattaattagcaattaaatcacccatttcacacaaaaatatcccaaagggccggccaccttttCTCAAGAAGAAGACCGGCCATGCATTATATATTCAACTTCATTTCCTCTAAAAACCTAAGTCCACACTCTTGCAATACTCCAAAAactctctaaacacttttctctctaaattctaactttggcatcggaggttcttcggccaaagccccacccattcatcgtgggtgagtaaggctcttggccttgaccctaaggtgttaattgttttgtaggtgcaattttgtccaagaagaaggagGCGGAAATTTttatccacaaattggtgctttcattgaaagTTGAAGTACACAcgctcgtagaagactctcgcataaaaggtttttctctatttttttcttgtccatttgtatattttttgtacgttcttattatgataatttttatttgcaaagattctttgataaaacatcaaagagaaatacaagggctagaaatttagaaaattccacaagtgaaaattccaatattcaagaaatgggaccgtggcgatccacgaggctaaatCTGATCATAGGTGGAGTGGCACCACTGCTATAAGGCTCTACCATGGCAACCACCGCGGTGGCCACCACCCGCAACGCGGTCTATGACACCACCACCACTGCTTGAGCTGTGCCATCTAAGGCCCACGACACCAAAACCACGgcccaagccatgtcactcTAAGCCCAACGCGAGCCCTAAGCGTTGCCAAGCAGAGCCCTAGCCTCACATCCACGTGTGCCACACGTCAGGTAGCCCACTTACTTGGCCCAGCCTGCTTCCGCTGAGCAGCCTACTCTCGTCGCCTAGCCTGTTCCCGTCAAGCAGCCCAATACTGTAGCTCAGCTTGCTTTCGTGGCCCAGCCTGTTCCCACGGCCCAATCTACTCCCATGGCCTTCCAAGCAGCCTAAATCGATCTAAGATTAGTTCAACTATCCTGGCTCTAAATTTTCGGACCGACGATAGAATTAGAagcattttcaccacatttttctgtggatttgacatttcctaactTAAATCTCGCGCtcggagtctaccacacttccattgCTCAAGGAGACGCATTCCTTCCATGCtattccaacccaaatggagaacaacacttgtctcgacacatcatagagttgacgagcgccctCGTACAACATTCaaccttggtgaaccagctcttATAGCATATCGAGATGCAACGTGCCCCAGACGAGATGTCCTGAAGTAGGAGAAGGGCAGACAAAGAACCTCTCTAGCAGCGTCCCGGCAAGCAACCACTTGACCAGCCACGAACTGAGTGTTCAGGCAGTGTACACTCCCGATTGGGcccccgagatagcgtatactccctTCTTAGAGCGTGGAGGAGCGTGTACTCTTGACTAGGCCCACGGACGAGTGTACATTCATGGTTAAGGTCACACTCCGATAGttaacatgagcaaccttccaggcgaagtgttcatttgCGGCTAATCCCGTAAGGAGCATTATTAATCTTAATGATCAAAAGTCTGTTatgtaaactctccagcattatctaatcgaatcgacttaatcggataatcagggtggtgagcccttcgcttaatgatttgagctagGAGTTTAGCAAACGCATTGTTGCGTGTAGACAAAAGCAAACATATGACTATTGTGTCGATGCataaaccaacaccataaagtatctaaatggtccacaagttggttggataggtccataAATGTCCCCTTAAATCCTCTAAAGAAACTTAGGGGGGTCGTTAATAATCTTTGTATATaagggttgagtattcaacttcctTAAAGAACACGCTTTGCATGGCGGAAGTCTTACATAGGGATGTAACTTATGCCCGTGTGAAGttttgaggatacggcgcatcaAGTCACATCCAAGATGTCACAGaaggtcatgccaaagcaacaaagtgttcTGGAACTCAGACATATGGCCGGCCACACTGTGGGCTTTTATGACgtgaatggttgtgatgtacaacccactcgTCAGACATTCCAACTTCTTatgaatatgcttctggccatattcatatgaagtgatacaaagaaattcaaaactattatcttcagtggtttcaatatgatattgattatctcgaatatctctaaaactcaacaacgttcttctagaacgtggagaataaagtgGCTCCTTAATGGTTAAAATTGTACCATTTGACAACATGATACGTACCTTtccgtatccttcaatcaggttggatgagcCTAAGAGAGTTGTCAAATGAGCTTACTTGGGTATTaaattagtaaaatagtgtcgttTATGCAAgatggtgtgcgtggttgcactatctgccagacaactaacttccccattagacatacctagaaataaattgattgaattgatcacatatataaatataagtccattcattcaattaagcaattcaagaaaataatatccattcaaataacaatccataattcaaaacaaaccaaagccaaacaaattattccaaatacttagaaaaattgttcaaaattaaaccataaacctagaaaaAATAGGGGGGGTAGGGCcggccactcctagtgggttcggccactaagggtaaacaccctaaaaaacatgtctaatttattcatccataggCGCTGACGCCTCCTGAAAATCTGATATCTCCATTGATGTAGTTACATCTTCCGGATGATCCACAtatgcaaagttagactcataACGGGAATGACACTTGGCAATAACTTCAGAGGAAGCTCGACATATGCATGACCAATGATCCCTTGATCCATAGCGATAACACATGTCCAGTTCAGTAGAAGCAAGCTGAATGGGAGttttgcccttgttcttgaatGGGACCTTAGGGGCGAATGATGGACGTTGTTGGGTCACATTTCTTCCCTTAGGTGCGAcactctgttgaccttgggctCATGGTGGGGCTTGCTGCCTATTGCCATGGCTATGACAATGCTTTCTTCGTTTATGGTAACTAGAATTAATCGCATGCGATTCAGGCACGGCGTTCGAGCCAgcaggtcgagcttgatgattcttcatcaaaagctggtgatgcttttcagcgagaagtaaaacagagatcaaattcgaaaacttggtgaatttctgtgccctatattgttgctgcaagaCAAGATTGATGGCATGGAAGGTTGAATAGGTCTTCTCTAGGAAATTCGATTCGGTTAGTTCCACTTTGCAGAATTTCAACAATGaacggattctacaaacttcagagttgtattcattcacaaacTTTAAAGTCTTGGAAATGAAGATGctgccagtcgtgtcttgcttcaggcaagtatatgtctttctggtgatcgaaaTAGTTGACTAAAGTAAGCCAGAGGGTGCGTGGGTCATCCTCAGCGAGATACTCAGTCTGCAGTGCATCATagatgtgtcttcgaatgaagataaTTGCAATAGCCTTCTGAGATTTGTCAATAGGTTTGTTGGCGATAGGTGTCTTGATGGTGGCTTTAATACCCTTTGCAGTCAAatggagcttcacgtcttgaacccacctcaaatcgagcttgttcaagttcgacatgtccataaaatagaaggaaaaacgtgattagtcatatggtaagccatagacatatatTGTAGAACATGCAAGTTCTATAGAcatttattggtttaatttatgcatgaaaactacaagtttcatgtggtatgttttgaatgaaaacttcaggtttcatgtggtatgttttgaatgaaaacatCAGGTTTCAAATgcactaaatatgaaactatgggttcaatttagttttatgaacaattaattcataatgagaggttccTGTACTAATTGAATATAGTGGAATTGAggttcttcgggaactcaagtgtgagaccttcgttactacgaaagtatgtgacggttcaatgtataaaaacaaattattgaatcgttaatgtccaaaagtgatctttaggtaaataattttggattcattatcagattaatggactgcaggtcacttttaattgATTCAATAAATTGGGCCATGCGGGGTTGATTGTAGaagctaaataatattattgggtcgAAATATAGCCCTAATAAATAATTAGGCTCGGGTTGGGTGCCTTGAGTAAAAGGCAAAGCCCAAAAAGGCCACGGGAGTGGGCTACAGGCCACGGTGGGTGGGAGAAAAACCTCAGCCACAGCTGGGTTTCAGTTGGGGCTAAGGAAGATGGCACGGGGCAAGGCCCAACAAGGTTGGTAGCCTTTAGGTTTGGCGCGGGAAGCCCAGCCGTATAGACTTGCTTCGGTTTGTTGCAAGCCGTGACTCGGGGGCCAAGCAAGCTAGGCTTGCGAGCTGTGGACCAAGAAACTAGGGCTACAGGCTCATGGTTATGGAGCAACAAGCCCAACAGGGGCTGCGCATGTAGTCCAAGAGCATTAGGGTGATGCCATCCCATGGTAATACCAAAAAAATACCCAATTTTTCGAACCTAGGGTTTAGGAAACCCatatttgcttctaatttaattttatacattgactcacatattccacataacaatttaattgtgcaatgtatgaaacaaatatatagatatatatatatatatatatatatattgacaaatatatgaacatatacacaatatatatcggaaggaaaatataaacatataaggattcatgcatcatggggaatgttttcatgcttcatggagatttcaaatatcttcttttattttaagcgtacttgATTAGTTGAAAAGgaataagcctttgaattttgtggaAGATAGCCTCCTCCTACAATGAGTCAAATTTCTCAGCTTCTggtaagagcgtgctgataacgtgttgtaggccaatttgattgaacgatctaCGGTTTAGAGAGAGATAGGGGGCTGGCTATggttagagagaagagagagtgatttaattgtgaggtgtgtttgattcgccttattgtgcctttatttatagttgtaggataggtaaaaacctttccctttaggagtacaacatttaataggtaatctactcctaataggaatataagatacattcccatatcgactaggatttacacaatcacattcctattctaaatatgacagcaacataattttcattttatattttacatGTTAAATAAACTATAAGATATGCTTGATCTTCGTGTTTGCaatatgttttaaaactttataatttatatattattctatttttttaatttatgtccAATACGAATATGTATCTTTTTTgttaagtttttaatattttataatttatatattattctatttttcaatttatgtcCAAGACAAATATGTAGCTTTTTTGTTAAGTTTAAGTTGATAGTTATTTATGTGTTGTATAATAAATTTGGAAATTATTAATAGCAATCCAAAATTCTTATTGTATGCTCCAAACTTTTTacatttataaagaaaaatacacttgtgatgaCTGCACAATGAGATTTTGGAGTGCCAACAACATTTTTCATGAATTTAAATTACATGTAACATTGCCTAGGACTGCCTAGTCTTTTAGACGCTAGACTTACTTGACGCCTAACTAGCGCTTAGAGCCTATGGTCTTTTAAATCTTATTTCTAAGTGAGTTTTATTTCAAGAATGAGGTGAGTATAATAGATGAAATTCTATTTACTTTACAGGAGTCATTtactttataaaaaataaaaaaaaatcccttttgttgcagtcctattagattatgaatgtgattgtgtaaatcctagtgtatctaaatatatctttgaatattccctttagtagttaatatccgattagagttgtaatcctaaaaggataaggaattaaccttccctactactataaataaaggcacgatgggtggaatagaacacacctcacaattacacatttctctctttctctctactattgccgcacccctctctatggcctccataattgttcagtaaattatgcctacaacacgtta of the Pyrus communis chromosome 1, drPyrComm1.1, whole genome shotgun sequence genome contains:
- the LOC137725486 gene encoding uncharacterized protein; protein product: MSNLNKLDLRWVQDVKLHLTAKGIKATIKTPIANKPIDKSQKAIAIIFIRRHIYDALQTEYLAEDDPRTLWLTLVNYFDHQKDIYLPEARHDWQHLHFQDFKQQYRAQKFTKFSNLISVLLLAEKHHQLLMKNHQARPAGSNAVPESHAINSSYHKRRKHCHSHGNRQQAPP